In Tenrec ecaudatus isolate mTenEca1 chromosome 4, mTenEca1.hap1, whole genome shotgun sequence, a single window of DNA contains:
- the LOC142447117 gene encoding large ribosomal subunit protein uL23-like — MALKAKKEAPAPPKTETKAKALKAKKTVLKGIHSHKKRKIRLRLRRQPQYPWKSAPRRNKLEHYAIINFPLTTESAMKKIEDNNTLVFIVDVKANKHQIKQAVKKLYDIDVAKVNTLIRPDIEKKAYVPLAPDYDALDVANKIGII; from the coding sequence ATGGCActgaaggcaaagaaggaagctcctgcccctcccaaaacggaaaccaaagcaaaggctttaaaagccaagaagactgtgctgaaaggcatccacagccacaaaaaaaggaagatccgcttgagactaagaaggcagccccaATACCCTTGGAAGAGtgcccccaggagaaataagctggagCATTATGCCATCATTAATTTCCCCTTGACCACggagtctgccatgaagaagatcgaagataacaacacacttgtgttcattgtggatgtcaaagccaacaaacaccagatcaaacaggctgtgaagaagctctatgacattgacgtagcaaaggtcaacaccttgatcaggcctgacattgagaagaaggcatatgttccactggctcctgactatgacgctttagatgttgccaacaaaattggaataatctaa